The Roseovarius sp. EL26 genome has a window encoding:
- a CDS encoding DUF1513 domain-containing protein yields MSNRRTFLSGLLAATFVPRPTWAHAGAPACLAAAKTATGYYALCGLREDGELTFTLPLPGRGHAAAAHPNQPYAVAFARRPGRFALVIDCQNGQVRARLDAPEGRHFYGHGCFSLDGKTLFTTENDYDSGHGVIGLWDAANGYHRIGEFQSGGIGPHDLRLMPDGQALVVANGGIETHPESGRAKLNLPSMQSNLSYLSLTGDMIEQATLPPNLRLNSIRHLAVSPTGRVALAMQWQGDLTQAIPLAGFHIRGQDIQPLTAQPEIQRQMAGYAGSIAISADGTRIASTSPRGGLIQTFNTSQNTIRIYRATDVCGISYQHGGFSYTTGTGVVGRIMATGLKPQHQHALAWDNHLVRL; encoded by the coding sequence ATGAGCAACCGCCGCACCTTTTTGTCTGGGCTGTTAGCTGCTACCTTCGTGCCTCGTCCCACTTGGGCGCATGCTGGCGCACCGGCCTGTCTGGCGGCAGCTAAGACAGCCACTGGCTACTACGCTCTGTGCGGATTGCGTGAAGATGGCGAGCTCACCTTCACCCTTCCTTTGCCCGGGCGCGGGCACGCGGCAGCGGCGCACCCTAACCAGCCTTATGCCGTGGCGTTTGCCCGTCGACCTGGCCGGTTTGCGCTGGTGATTGACTGCCAGAATGGCCAAGTGCGCGCGCGTCTTGATGCGCCTGAGGGGCGGCATTTCTATGGTCATGGCTGTTTTTCCCTAGATGGTAAAACACTCTTTACCACAGAAAACGATTATGACTCCGGGCATGGGGTGATTGGCCTATGGGATGCTGCGAACGGCTATCACCGCATCGGCGAATTTCAGTCTGGTGGTATCGGTCCACATGACCTGCGTCTGATGCCAGATGGGCAGGCACTGGTGGTCGCCAATGGTGGGATAGAAACGCACCCCGAAAGCGGGCGTGCCAAGCTGAACCTTCCCAGCATGCAATCCAACCTCAGCTATCTGTCGTTAACGGGTGACATGATAGAGCAAGCCACGTTACCCCCGAACCTGCGGCTAAACTCAATCCGGCACTTGGCCGTGTCCCCCACCGGACGGGTGGCACTGGCGATGCAATGGCAAGGTGATCTGACCCAAGCGATACCGTTGGCGGGCTTCCATATACGTGGGCAAGACATTCAGCCCCTGACTGCCCAACCTGAGATCCAACGACAGATGGCCGGATATGCTGGCAGCATCGCCATTTCTGCTGATGGCACACGGATCGCGTCGACATCCCCACGTGGCGGACTGATCCAGACGTTTAATACAAGCCAAAACACAATAAGGATTTATCGGGCGACCGATGTCTGCGGCATCTCTTATCAGCACGGCGGGTTCAGCTACACCACCGGCACAGGCGTGGTTGGCCGCATTATGGCAACAGGATTAAAGCCTCAACATCAACATGCGCTGGCATGGGACAATCATCTGGTTCGGCTTTGA
- a CDS encoding ATP-dependent helicase, protein MSSFDDSDAFEGASLAARAMAARPMPYLDELNPEQRAAVEALDGPVLMLAGAGTGKTKALTSRIVHLLNTGRARPNEILAVTFTNKAAREMKNRVGRMLGQTVEGMPWLGTFHSICVKILRRHAELVDLNSNFTILDTDDQIRLLKQLIRAANIDDKRWPARALAGVIDHWKNRAWTPDNLPGSEAHAYDGKGPALYRQYQTRLKELNAVDFGDLLMHVVTIFQAHDDVLKQYQRWFRYILVDEYQDTNVAQYLWLRLLAGGHQNICCVGDDDQSIYGWRGAEVGNILRFEKDFPGAHVVRLEQNYRSTAHILAAASGVIAGNKGRLGKELWTEAEGGEKVRLIGHWDGETEARWIGEEIEAMQGGTRGQRPYNLDEMAILVRASHQMRAFEDRFLSIGLPYRVIGGPRFYERLEIRDAMAYFRLVVSPSDDLAFERIVNTPKRGLGDKAQQKIQMTARENGVPLMQGARILLQNKGLTGKGATELTRLIDNLERWRGMSTGPVRIIPIDDDDISVLEDITGIPEPTIEQGEPEVSHIELAQIMLDESGYTEMWQNDKSPDAQGRLENLKELVKSLEQHENLSGFMEHVSLIMDNNSEDASEKVSIMTLHAAKGLEFPVVFLPGWEDGLFPSQRSMDESGQTGLEEERRLAYVGITRAEEVCTISFAGNRQVFGQWQSQMPSRFIDELPEDHVDVLTAPGLYGGNYGAAGMNAGTHAGIETRAAEADVYASPGWRRMQARSQQRTVAQPNPAKSRVIDVQADSVHTMGERVFHQKFGYGAIVGMDGDKLEIDFEKAGLKKIVARFVTGADDVPF, encoded by the coding sequence ATGAGCAGTTTTGACGATTCCGATGCCTTTGAAGGCGCCTCATTGGCCGCTCGCGCGATGGCTGCGCGGCCTATGCCCTATCTTGATGAATTGAATCCAGAGCAACGAGCCGCGGTAGAGGCTTTGGATGGTCCGGTATTAATGCTTGCTGGGGCCGGGACAGGTAAAACCAAGGCGCTGACTTCGCGTATTGTGCATTTGCTCAACACTGGCCGGGCGCGACCCAACGAAATTTTGGCGGTAACCTTTACCAACAAAGCCGCGCGTGAAATGAAGAACCGCGTTGGGCGCATGTTAGGCCAGACAGTTGAAGGCATGCCTTGGCTGGGCACGTTCCACTCAATCTGTGTTAAGATCTTGCGCCGTCATGCCGAATTGGTTGATCTGAACTCAAACTTCACAATTTTGGACACTGACGATCAGATACGTCTTTTGAAGCAGCTGATCCGGGCTGCCAATATTGACGATAAACGCTGGCCAGCACGTGCACTGGCAGGGGTGATTGATCACTGGAAAAACCGTGCTTGGACGCCGGACAACCTCCCCGGCTCTGAGGCACATGCATATGACGGCAAAGGACCAGCACTTTACCGGCAATACCAAACTCGACTGAAAGAGCTGAATGCAGTGGATTTTGGTGACTTGCTGATGCACGTCGTCACGATCTTTCAAGCGCACGATGATGTTCTCAAGCAATATCAGCGTTGGTTCCGATATATCTTAGTGGACGAATACCAAGATACCAACGTCGCACAGTACCTGTGGTTGCGCTTGTTGGCAGGTGGGCATCAAAACATCTGTTGTGTGGGTGACGATGATCAGTCGATTTATGGTTGGCGCGGGGCTGAGGTGGGGAATATTCTGCGATTCGAAAAGGACTTTCCCGGAGCCCATGTGGTGCGGTTAGAGCAGAATTATCGCTCTACGGCGCATATCCTTGCTGCCGCTTCTGGGGTGATTGCAGGTAACAAAGGCCGATTGGGCAAAGAGCTTTGGACCGAAGCCGAAGGCGGTGAAAAAGTTCGCTTGATTGGCCACTGGGATGGTGAGACCGAGGCACGCTGGATCGGGGAAGAGATTGAGGCGATGCAGGGTGGAACCCGTGGTCAACGCCCCTATAACTTGGACGAAATGGCCATCCTTGTCCGCGCCTCGCATCAGATGCGCGCGTTCGAGGATCGGTTCCTATCGATCGGCCTGCCATATCGCGTCATCGGTGGCCCGCGTTTCTATGAACGTTTGGAAATTCGCGATGCCATGGCCTATTTCCGGCTGGTGGTCAGCCCCTCGGATGATCTGGCCTTCGAGCGGATTGTGAACACCCCGAAGCGCGGCCTTGGCGACAAGGCGCAGCAGAAAATCCAGATGACTGCGCGCGAAAACGGCGTGCCCCTGATGCAGGGTGCTCGGATATTGTTGCAGAACAAAGGTTTGACCGGCAAAGGCGCGACCGAGCTGACCCGTCTGATCGATAATCTTGAGCGCTGGCGCGGTATGTCAACTGGGCCTGTACGTATCATACCCATCGATGATGATGATATATCTGTTTTGGAGGATATCACTGGAATTCCTGAGCCGACAATCGAACAGGGTGAACCAGAGGTCAGCCATATTGAACTGGCCCAGATCATGTTGGACGAATCCGGTTATACCGAGATGTGGCAAAACGACAAAAGTCCGGATGCGCAGGGGCGACTTGAGAACCTCAAGGAGCTGGTTAAGTCGTTGGAGCAGCATGAAAACCTATCCGGTTTCATGGAACACGTCAGCCTGATCATGGACAATAATAGCGAGGACGCCTCTGAAAAGGTGTCGATCATGACCCTACATGCCGCGAAGGGTTTGGAATTTCCTGTTGTGTTCCTGCCAGGGTGGGAAGATGGCTTGTTCCCCTCGCAGCGCTCAATGGATGAAAGCGGTCAGACAGGTCTCGAGGAAGAGCGCCGCCTGGCCTATGTCGGCATTACCCGTGCCGAGGAGGTTTGCACCATCTCATTTGCTGGAAACCGTCAGGTGTTTGGCCAATGGCAATCACAGATGCCGTCCCGTTTCATTGATGAGCTTCCTGAGGATCATGTCGATGTGCTGACTGCACCGGGCCTTTATGGCGGAAACTATGGTGCTGCGGGGATGAATGCAGGAACGCACGCGGGCATTGAGACGCGTGCGGCTGAGGCGGATGTCTATGCCTCGCCCGGATGGCGGCGGATGCAGGCGCGGAGCCAGCAAAGAACCGTTGCCCAGCCCAACCCAGCCAAATCCCGTGTGATCGATGTGCAGGCCGACAGCGTGCACACGATGGGCGAACGGGTGTTTCACCAGAAATTTGGTTATGGGGCGATTGTGGGCATGGATGGTGACAAGCTTGAGATCGACTTTGAAAAGGCCGGGCTAAAGAAAATTGTAGCGCGCTTTGTTACTGGCGCTGATGATGTGCCGTTTTGA